The genomic window CAACGACATGTTTTTGCCAAGTTCATTGCCGAAAACAGCTATCTCTCCCTGCACCTCACCTTTAAGAAGATGTGGAATAATGCCATTCAAGCAACGTAGCAGTGTTGATTTTCCACACCCACTTTCACCAGCCAGCACAATGCATTCTCCCTCTTGAACATCCAAACAGATATTCTGGAGAGCAAACTCTTCTTTCCCTGCATATCGAAATGAAAAATTATGTATTTTCAATGCGTTCTTTTTTTTCATTGTTGAAAAAACTCCAGTGAAGGTAAATACAAGATAGCAGTAAGATACACACATGTAGCAGCAATAAACAGTACATCACGATAGCTAAATGCCTTAGCTTGATAAAAAGCATTACCAGTAAAATTTATTCCGCGAGTCGAAAGAGAAAAGTTAAGCTCTTCCCCTAACGCAAACATTCTGAAAAGAAGCGTTGCCAAAAATAACTCAAATATTTGCAAGGGGTGACGCAGCACTGCGGTAGCCGAGTACAATCTTCGAATTTTCAAAGAAGCACGTATCATTTGGGTTTCATGAACGAGTGTCGGGACAAATCGAAAGCAGATAGCAACAGGTATAATAATATTTTTATGCAGCTTCATCTTTTTCATTACAGCAACCAAATCACCAACTGAGACGCTTGTAAAAAGAATAAGCCCCGTGCTGAAAATCATGCATGCTTTTCTAGCAGACAAGGCAAGAAAGCTATACTGGAAGGACGGCTCTGAAATAAAAAAAAGTGGTGTATGTACCACAGCTAAAACAAGAATCCATTTTGCGACAAAGCCTTCACGTCGCAATACCATAAGTCCAAAAAACAAATACGCTATAAATGCATAGTCCTGTAAAGGATCGCTCAAAAAAAGAAACGCACATGTTAAAGCAAGTGGAAAAACGCAAAGCACTGTTCTGGGATCAAGCCGAGCTACAAAACCTTCCACTCCGCTTCCAGATAGTGCCACGCGTTTATTCCCATCTACTTCGGTTGCTAGCTCAGCCATACCATTCTCCTTTTTACTGTATGCCACTTCACCGCAGTATTTCGGTCAGATAACATACAAGAGTAAACGCGCATCCAAACTAAATGCGCGCTTACGGGGTGATACCAATTCGAGTTAGCAAGCCACGCTGCTGTTTTTAAAATGGCGAGAAAGCATTCTTTGCCCAAAAAGCAAACCAGCAAAACAAGCAATAAGTGAAAATACCAGTA from Halodesulfovibrio sp. includes these protein-coding regions:
- a CDS encoding energy-coupling factor transporter transmembrane component T, which translates into the protein MAELATEVDGNKRVALSGSGVEGFVARLDPRTVLCVFPLALTCAFLFLSDPLQDYAFIAYLFFGLMVLRREGFVAKWILVLAVVHTPLFFISEPSFQYSFLALSARKACMIFSTGLILFTSVSVGDLVAVMKKMKLHKNIIIPVAICFRFVPTLVHETQMIRASLKIRRLYSATAVLRHPLQIFELFLATLLFRMFALGEELNFSLSTRGINFTGNAFYQAKAFSYRDVLFIAATCVYLTAILYLPSLEFFQQ